GATGTGCCCGTCGCCGCGGTACTCGCGCAGCAAGGAGGCTGCGTGAAAGAGGCGGGCCACCACGTCGTCGGGGATCGGGATCGCGCGCAGCGCGGCGTACATCGGCCGACCCTCGAACGGCGCGCTGGTCGCCGCCTTGAGCAACAGTTCGGCGGCGCGCGCGAAGGCGGGAGAGTCGACGTGATCGCCGAGGATCCGCCGCAGCGCCTTCACGCAGCCCATCTGACGAGCGGCGATCGCCGCTTCGGGCGTGGTGGTGCGCCATACCTTCGGGATGTGGCGAGCCACCTCGCCGGGAGCGAAGTTGTAGAAGAGCGCGTCCACCACCTCCGCCGGGGCGAGGCCCAGGGGTGCCGCCCGTCCGGCGAAGTAGGTGTCCCAGTAGTTGGTGAACCCCAGGGCGAACATCGCCTCGTTCGGTTCGTCGGCCGAGTAGGGGATGACACCAATCGGCTCGACCAGCTCGAACATCCGGCGTGCCATCGAATTCATGGTCTTCTCCTCCTGCTGCAGGCCCCACCCCCCTTGCGGGCACGCACGATCACTTGGACGATTTTGCGCCGCCAAACTCATCGCACCAC
This Actinomycetota bacterium DNA region includes the following protein-coding sequences:
- a CDS encoding MarR family transcriptional regulator; this encodes MNSMARRMFELVEPIGVIPYSADEPNEAMFALGFTNYWDTYFAGRAAPLGLAPAEVVDALFYNFAPGEVARHIPKVWRTTTPEAAIAARQMGCVKALRRILGDHVDSPAFARAAELLLKAATSAPFEGRPMYAALRAIPIPDDVVARLFHAASLLREYRGDGHI